The Rhodococcus pseudokoreensis genome window below encodes:
- a CDS encoding helix-turn-helix transcriptional regulator translates to MVADHLRLHIAASAPTVAQLLAQDVALDLVILDLRLADGSSPKANVEELRAAGLETLVFTGAENPYLLRLAARAGVLGVVRKSEANDTVVAAILAAADGRQVVTTEWAAAIDGDPGLSEVGLSPRQRDVLALYASGEKATRVARLTGLTPHTVNDYLARIRAKYAEAGRPAATKTDLYKRAVEDGWLPVPEHPNR, encoded by the coding sequence ATGGTTGCCGACCATCTCCGACTGCATATTGCCGCCTCGGCACCGACCGTGGCGCAGTTGCTCGCGCAGGATGTGGCCCTCGATCTGGTGATCTTGGATCTGCGGCTGGCCGATGGTTCGTCCCCGAAAGCGAACGTCGAGGAGTTGCGGGCGGCGGGGCTCGAGACGTTGGTGTTCACCGGCGCGGAGAATCCGTACCTGCTGCGTCTGGCGGCGAGGGCGGGGGTGCTGGGGGTGGTGCGCAAATCCGAGGCGAATGACACGGTGGTCGCCGCCATCCTCGCGGCCGCGGACGGCCGGCAGGTGGTGACCACCGAATGGGCCGCGGCCATCGACGGCGATCCGGGCCTGTCGGAGGTCGGGCTGAGTCCCCGCCAACGCGATGTCCTGGCCCTGTATGCCTCCGGTGAGAAAGCCACCCGGGTGGCGCGGTTGACCGGGCTGACCCCGCACACGGTCAATGACTACCTCGCCCGCATCCGGGCCAAGTACGCTGAAGCCGGCCGGCCCGCAGCGACCAAGACGGACCTGTACAAACGTGCCGTCGAGGACGGTTGGCTGCCCGTCCCCGAGCACCCGAACCGCTGA
- a CDS encoding sensor histidine kinase: MMRTAASSAVGWDNTDRILRMFARFTSVGYLAYLILLLPSITLMQPRMAPWWTPLAVVTVFGTGLLPGIVSLRPHATVMRMTAAAAAVTFLAAAGSWPLAWRGPQLPADDGVWLAAFPGLASLAGIVAWPTTIAFAHLVTGCVLVQMINLVARQDASAAMLLPEIAFAIMFCTLFVGGAAMALRTGRVLDATTEATHTAASAAAAQHARTVERERFDALVHDGVMATLLASSRAQPLRLVRTLATTTLQELDALRTGITSDHPFTPAEALAHLRAAAAAADAGAEFTATGGETGEPASLPAETVRAMGAALGEAIRNSRLHAGPGAARTVTVAVESDRLKVRVVDDGAGFDRTAVPAHRLGITVSILARMRQTPGGSARIDTRPGRGTTVHLDWAAR, encoded by the coding sequence ATGATGCGTACGGCTGCCTCCTCCGCCGTCGGCTGGGACAATACCGACCGTATTCTGCGGATGTTTGCCCGGTTCACCAGCGTAGGCTACCTCGCCTACCTGATACTGCTGCTGCCCTCGATCACTTTGATGCAGCCTCGGATGGCTCCGTGGTGGACCCCGCTTGCGGTGGTCACGGTCTTCGGGACCGGTCTGTTGCCCGGGATTGTGTCGCTGCGACCGCACGCCACCGTCATGCGGATGACGGCCGCCGCCGCGGCAGTGACCTTCCTCGCCGCCGCCGGCAGTTGGCCGTTGGCATGGCGCGGTCCGCAACTGCCCGCCGACGACGGGGTGTGGTTGGCCGCCTTCCCGGGGCTGGCGAGTCTCGCGGGAATTGTGGCCTGGCCCACCACGATCGCGTTCGCGCATCTGGTGACCGGGTGCGTCCTCGTGCAAATGATCAATCTCGTCGCTCGGCAGGACGCGTCTGCGGCGATGCTGCTCCCGGAGATCGCGTTCGCGATCATGTTCTGCACCCTGTTCGTCGGCGGGGCGGCGATGGCCCTGCGCACCGGGCGGGTCCTCGATGCCACCACCGAGGCCACCCACACCGCGGCCTCGGCCGCGGCCGCCCAGCACGCCCGCACCGTCGAACGGGAACGCTTCGACGCCCTGGTCCACGACGGGGTGATGGCGACGCTGCTGGCATCCTCGCGGGCACAACCCCTCCGGCTGGTACGCACCCTGGCCACCACCACCCTGCAGGAACTCGACGCGCTCCGAACCGGAATCACGTCCGATCACCCATTCACTCCGGCCGAGGCACTCGCGCACCTCCGTGCGGCCGCGGCGGCCGCCGACGCCGGCGCCGAATTCACCGCCACCGGTGGTGAGACCGGCGAACCCGCGAGCCTCCCGGCCGAGACGGTACGCGCGATGGGGGCGGCGCTGGGGGAAGCCATCCGCAACAGCCGCCTCCATGCCGGACCCGGCGCCGCCCGCACAGTCACCGTCGCTGTCGAATCCGACCGGCTGAAGGTACGGGTGGTCGACGACGGCGCCGGCTTCGACCGCACCGCGGTGCCCGCGCACCGACTCGGCATCACCGTCAGCATCCTCGCCCGGATGCGTCAAACCCCCGGCGGGTCGGCCCGGATCGACACCCGACCCGGCCGGGGCACCACCGTCCACCTCGACTGGGCGGCCCGATGA
- a CDS encoding J domain-containing protein: MDLIDYYELLDVPRTAEAESVKTAIRNQRKDWTRKQNHPNPDVRSRAEKRIHTISEAETILLDPGRRREYDQKLAARVAEPSHPPAGGAPGRDWVAVAQGYLDSGNAVQAHLAGTEATNQNSGNPDGWYVRAQASLELENRANAEFEISEALRLSPNNPEYHCVLGDIYLDADQYDRARSSYERAQSLEPSNPFHAVGIADTYYRAHRPDLALPILEKTVEDHPTIMGIKDALAAVVISAAASQWSQHADDTATITNEAQLEVGKKALQRISQLGITDTETLADIETFRKVVVDAEQVKWFSSDSLAGYGLTVLVAAITLFVASGLISFLAFVVLIGIVALYVYRHRMPDWKWRQRKLPANVTRTGAQV; encoded by the coding sequence ATGGACCTGATCGACTATTACGAACTTCTCGACGTCCCCCGGACCGCCGAAGCGGAGAGCGTGAAGACAGCGATCCGCAATCAGCGCAAGGACTGGACCCGCAAACAGAATCATCCGAACCCGGACGTGCGCTCACGGGCAGAGAAACGTATCCACACCATCTCGGAAGCCGAAACGATCCTGCTCGACCCGGGGCGGCGCCGCGAGTACGACCAAAAGCTCGCGGCCCGGGTCGCCGAGCCATCGCACCCGCCCGCCGGCGGTGCGCCGGGACGAGACTGGGTGGCAGTCGCCCAGGGGTACCTCGACAGCGGCAACGCGGTGCAGGCCCATCTTGCCGGAACGGAGGCAACCAACCAGAATTCGGGCAATCCCGATGGTTGGTATGTGCGAGCCCAGGCATCGCTCGAACTGGAGAACCGGGCAAACGCCGAGTTCGAAATCAGTGAGGCCCTCCGGTTGTCGCCGAACAACCCCGAGTATCACTGTGTCCTCGGCGATATCTACCTCGACGCCGATCAATACGATCGGGCGCGGAGCTCCTACGAACGCGCCCAATCACTGGAGCCGTCCAACCCGTTTCACGCGGTGGGTATCGCCGATACTTACTATCGCGCGCACCGCCCCGATCTCGCGCTGCCGATCCTCGAGAAGACTGTCGAGGATCATCCGACGATCATGGGGATCAAGGACGCACTGGCCGCCGTCGTCATCAGTGCGGCAGCAAGCCAGTGGAGCCAACACGCCGATGATACGGCGACGATTACCAACGAAGCCCAGCTCGAGGTCGGGAAGAAGGCACTGCAACGCATTTCCCAGCTCGGTATCACCGACACCGAGACATTGGCCGACATCGAGACGTTCCGGAAGGTCGTCGTCGACGCCGAACAGGTCAAGTGGTTCAGCTCCGACAGTCTGGCGGGGTACGGCTTGACGGTACTCGTCGCCGCGATCACCTTGTTCGTCGCCAGTGGCCTCATCTCCTTCTTAGCCTTCGTCGTGCTGATAGGGATCGTTGCGCTGTACGTGTATCGGCACCGCATGCCCGACTGGAAGTGGCGGCAGCGGAAACTACCGGCCAATGTCACCCGCACGGGGGCCCAAGTATGA
- a CDS encoding bile acid:sodium symporter, whose amino-acid sequence MAQPQGVVERMEHHQVAIYLAAMVVGAGLGWAVPAAGPGLEHAINPVLGALLYVTFLQVPAAELVRSLRDGRFLSATMVVNFVVVPLVVAAMFTFLPADQAVRVGVLLVLLCPCVDYVIVFSGLAGGSSRRLLAATPLLLVTQMLLLPLFLLMFMGSDLSDIVETGPFVEAFVVLIVIPLALAWATQFWSARAALGRKVSDAATSIMVPLMAATLLVVVASQIPKLDGNFADVAAVVPFYAAFLVVMAFAGWAIARLFRLDVPSGRAVVFTGATRNSLVVLPLALALPDQLAVAAVVVVTQTLVEVVGMVIYVRVVPRLVRDDRTAVSAA is encoded by the coding sequence GTGGCGCAGCCGCAGGGCGTTGTCGAACGCATGGAACACCACCAGGTGGCGATCTACCTCGCGGCAATGGTCGTCGGCGCCGGGCTCGGCTGGGCCGTCCCGGCAGCAGGCCCGGGCCTCGAGCACGCGATCAACCCGGTACTCGGCGCCCTGCTGTACGTGACCTTCCTGCAGGTCCCCGCCGCCGAACTGGTGCGGTCGCTGCGCGACGGGCGGTTCCTGTCGGCCACGATGGTCGTGAACTTCGTGGTCGTGCCGCTCGTGGTGGCGGCCATGTTCACGTTCCTGCCCGCCGACCAGGCCGTGCGGGTCGGGGTGTTGCTGGTGCTGCTGTGCCCGTGTGTGGACTACGTGATCGTCTTCAGCGGCCTCGCCGGCGGCAGCAGCCGACGGCTCCTCGCCGCGACCCCACTGTTGTTGGTCACCCAGATGCTCCTGTTGCCGCTGTTCCTGCTCATGTTCATGGGTTCGGACCTGTCCGACATCGTCGAGACCGGCCCCTTCGTGGAAGCGTTCGTGGTGCTGATCGTCATCCCCCTGGCGCTGGCGTGGGCGACCCAGTTCTGGTCCGCTCGGGCAGCATTGGGCCGGAAGGTATCCGATGCCGCGACGTCGATCATGGTGCCGTTGATGGCCGCCACCCTCCTGGTCGTGGTCGCCTCCCAGATACCGAAGCTGGACGGCAACTTCGCCGACGTGGCCGCGGTGGTGCCCTTCTACGCGGCGTTCCTCGTGGTGATGGCGTTCGCCGGATGGGCGATCGCCCGGCTGTTCCGCCTGGATGTCCCGTCGGGGCGGGCCGTGGTGTTCACAGGTGCCACCCGCAACTCCCTGGTCGTGCTCCCGCTGGCCTTGGCACTGCCCGACCAGCTCGCGGTTGCTGCGGTCGTCGTGGTCACCCAAACACTCGTCGAAGTCGTCGGGATGGTCATCTACGTGCGCGTGGTCCCGCGCCTCGTCCGGGACGACCGCACGGCCGTCTCCGCCGCCTGA
- a CDS encoding FtsK/SpoIIIE domain-containing protein, whose product MTTDDSVADLARLGDELPLAHQRVLGSLEAATRRHEQATAARAQAMRADQQRAVALARNRSAQQVIEFGGYVRDNTETATNSAVDDVLATAEYVQLGHLELPGHALGVNEDLELPWVVPLLGRSNLVVFGGDDQARSIVHRVVLAALTGTAPGQLDVIGHDPHLRGWLAPFSGLKDALDGSLYVVSSADDLDKTLDRLIADVQRVTDTMRGSEPTLLDYRRTVGYPAERLQLVVLLDYPIGVTDTMHRKVTTLARVGPAAGICLVVVSGNDTRGGSEGAPQPDRARELHDFGEIIDQRSALRWSRYPHCSAHLSAPTVDEVIKAVADLTARMRTAGGPQVDFVDVEDLNDRWTRSSAEGITFALGRAGRDLVEVRFGDEREQRHNALVTGAVGQGKSNLLKVIIHSLSQRYSPAEVQMYLLDFKDGVSLYPYTSTPHSPDFLPHARVLGLESDRDFGLAVLQEIDAERVRRAAVIKPYGDNIARYRHQVPAATMPRIVLMIDEFQRLFEPGDDAIAGQAAQLLEGLARLGRAYGIHVLLASQSISGISALMARESGLYGQFPIRIGLKNSPQESVATMSVGNDGPARLRHRGEAVINLDYGSLGANRTVTIASAQDDILDSLRHTWWELARDTCPAPAVFDGARLLRPADAVPSIRRLRAARLTAQSGAPSAVIGMPISVSAVPATVTFTAEPGRNLAVLGAGEKLDQLGAAPGETAANHAIGVLQTAALSLALQHPAGDARFVSIELLDDSTASRNNMGPWHHLMARIGFPVDIIDRNGILNFLQEQADAIAEADPAGPATYILAFGLDRIGRLDTPDAFANTPAEVLRAVLRDGPTKSVHVLGWWANTATYQAHLGFAGDGMVDVMVFLRVDQSAVHDFLGPFVTWTVRDNRALWTDRTQLPEPTVLVPFSPVGDQDARVITTAEWGP is encoded by the coding sequence GTGACAACTGACGACTCCGTTGCCGACCTGGCCCGGCTCGGTGACGAACTACCACTTGCCCACCAGCGCGTGCTCGGTTCCCTCGAAGCGGCGACCCGCCGACACGAACAGGCCACCGCCGCGCGCGCCCAAGCTATGCGCGCCGACCAGCAGCGGGCGGTGGCACTTGCCCGAAACCGCTCAGCCCAGCAGGTAATCGAGTTCGGCGGATACGTCCGCGACAACACCGAAACCGCGACGAATTCAGCCGTCGACGATGTTCTCGCGACCGCCGAGTACGTGCAGCTGGGACACCTCGAGTTGCCCGGGCACGCTCTCGGTGTCAACGAAGACCTCGAACTGCCGTGGGTGGTTCCGTTGCTCGGCCGGTCCAATCTGGTGGTTTTCGGCGGTGACGATCAGGCGCGGAGCATCGTCCACCGGGTGGTACTCGCTGCTCTCACAGGGACGGCGCCCGGCCAGCTCGACGTGATAGGTCACGACCCGCATCTGCGGGGCTGGCTCGCCCCGTTCTCCGGCCTCAAGGACGCACTCGACGGGTCGCTGTACGTAGTGAGCAGCGCCGATGATCTCGACAAGACACTCGACCGGCTGATCGCGGACGTCCAACGGGTCACCGATACTATGCGCGGCAGCGAGCCCACTCTGCTCGACTACCGGCGCACGGTCGGGTACCCGGCCGAGCGTCTGCAACTGGTCGTACTCCTGGACTATCCGATCGGTGTGACCGACACGATGCACCGCAAGGTCACGACGCTCGCGCGTGTCGGTCCTGCCGCCGGGATCTGCCTCGTCGTTGTGAGCGGGAACGACACCAGAGGTGGCTCCGAGGGTGCACCGCAGCCGGATCGGGCGCGTGAACTACACGACTTCGGAGAGATCATCGACCAACGATCCGCCTTGCGGTGGTCCCGTTATCCGCACTGCAGCGCGCATCTGTCCGCCCCCACCGTGGACGAGGTCATCAAGGCGGTAGCCGATCTCACCGCACGCATGCGCACCGCCGGCGGCCCGCAGGTCGACTTCGTCGACGTCGAAGACCTCAATGACCGGTGGACCCGATCGAGCGCAGAAGGCATCACCTTTGCCCTCGGACGAGCGGGCCGCGACCTGGTCGAGGTGCGGTTCGGAGACGAGCGGGAACAGCGTCACAATGCACTCGTGACCGGCGCCGTCGGTCAAGGAAAATCCAATCTCCTCAAGGTAATCATTCACAGTCTCAGCCAGCGGTACTCGCCTGCCGAGGTGCAGATGTACCTGCTGGATTTCAAGGATGGAGTGTCGCTCTATCCGTACACCTCGACTCCACACTCACCGGACTTTTTGCCCCACGCCCGGGTGCTCGGCCTCGAGAGTGACCGCGACTTCGGGCTGGCGGTCCTGCAGGAGATCGACGCCGAACGGGTGCGGCGGGCCGCGGTCATCAAACCGTACGGCGACAACATCGCCCGGTACCGTCATCAGGTTCCCGCCGCGACGATGCCCCGGATCGTTCTGATGATCGACGAGTTCCAACGCCTGTTCGAACCGGGAGACGACGCCATCGCCGGACAGGCGGCGCAACTACTGGAGGGCCTCGCCCGCCTCGGTCGCGCGTACGGGATACATGTCCTACTGGCCTCTCAATCGATCTCCGGTATCTCGGCGCTGATGGCACGGGAGAGCGGGCTCTACGGTCAATTCCCCATCCGGATCGGGTTGAAGAATTCGCCGCAGGAATCCGTTGCGACGATGTCCGTCGGAAACGACGGCCCGGCCCGCCTGCGGCACCGCGGCGAGGCAGTGATCAACCTCGACTACGGCTCACTCGGGGCCAACCGAACGGTGACCATCGCCTCCGCACAGGACGACATCCTCGACTCGCTGCGTCACACCTGGTGGGAACTCGCCCGCGACACATGTCCCGCCCCGGCCGTGTTCGACGGGGCACGACTGCTGCGCCCAGCTGACGCGGTCCCGTCGATCCGCCGGCTGCGTGCCGCGCGTCTCACCGCGCAATCAGGTGCCCCGAGTGCTGTGATCGGGATGCCGATCTCGGTTTCGGCGGTCCCCGCCACGGTCACGTTCACCGCCGAACCGGGGCGAAACCTCGCCGTCCTCGGCGCCGGCGAGAAGCTCGATCAGCTCGGTGCCGCCCCCGGCGAAACCGCAGCGAATCATGCCATCGGCGTGTTGCAAACGGCCGCGTTGTCATTGGCACTGCAACATCCGGCAGGTGACGCCCGATTCGTCAGCATCGAACTGCTCGACGACTCCACAGCGAGCCGAAACAACATGGGACCCTGGCATCACCTCATGGCCCGAATCGGGTTTCCCGTCGACATCATCGACCGAAACGGGATCCTCAACTTCCTCCAGGAACAAGCCGACGCGATTGCCGAAGCGGACCCGGCAGGACCTGCCACTTACATCCTCGCGTTCGGGCTGGACCGGATCGGGCGCCTCGACACTCCCGACGCGTTCGCGAACACCCCGGCGGAGGTCCTGCGCGCCGTGCTCCGGGACGGGCCGACGAAGTCGGTGCATGTTCTCGGGTGGTGGGCCAATACCGCGACGTATCAGGCGCATCTAGGCTTCGCCGGCGACGGGATGGTGGATGTGATGGTGTTCCTGCGAGTGGACCAGTCCGCGGTGCACGACTTCCTGGGCCCGTTCGTCACCTGGACGGTCCGGGATAACCGGGCCCTGTGGACGGATCGGACCCAATTGCCCGAACCTACGGTCCTCGTTCCGTTCTCACCGGTCGGCGACCAGGATGCGCGCGTGATCACCACCGCAGAGTGGGGGCCGTGA
- a CDS encoding MerR family transcriptional regulator: MSTYRISQLAEISGVPATTLRFYETAGLLSAERTASGYRVYGDEAVERLGFISSAKHLGLPLEEIGDLLEVWEQGVCASVRQRMLPMVTDRIGDADNRIAELTAFSAYLAGVRADLSEPAPDGACGPDCGCLTAPATSTTPAPVPLTLERRPEPAPGLSWRDVPVACTLSGDEYGERAQQWQQVLDSATGREEIDDGLRVRFPSDPNLVAEVARLAAAEQGCCAFFDFTLHLSPDALALTVRAPETAHALLAELFGAKV, encoded by the coding sequence ATGAGCACTTATCGGATCTCGCAGCTGGCGGAGATCTCCGGGGTTCCGGCCACGACGCTGCGGTTCTACGAGACCGCGGGCCTGTTGTCCGCCGAACGGACGGCATCGGGTTATCGGGTCTACGGTGACGAGGCCGTCGAGCGGCTGGGGTTCATCTCCTCGGCCAAGCATCTCGGCCTGCCGCTGGAGGAGATCGGTGATCTGCTCGAGGTCTGGGAGCAGGGAGTCTGTGCCTCGGTGCGCCAGCGGATGCTTCCGATGGTCACCGACCGGATCGGCGACGCTGACAATCGGATCGCGGAACTGACGGCGTTTTCGGCGTACCTGGCCGGTGTCCGTGCCGACCTGTCGGAGCCGGCACCGGACGGGGCCTGCGGGCCGGACTGCGGCTGCCTCACCGCCCCAGCCACATCCACCACGCCGGCGCCGGTGCCTCTGACACTCGAACGCCGGCCCGAGCCGGCACCAGGTCTCTCCTGGCGGGATGTCCCGGTGGCCTGCACCCTCAGCGGCGACGAATACGGCGAGCGTGCCCAGCAATGGCAGCAGGTGCTGGACTCAGCCACCGGACGTGAAGAGATCGACGATGGTCTCCGCGTACGGTTCCCGTCCGACCCCAACCTGGTCGCCGAGGTGGCACGCCTGGCCGCCGCCGAACAAGGCTGCTGCGCCTTCTTCGACTTCACCCTCCACCTGTCTCCAGACGCGCTCGCGTTGACTGTGCGCGCCCCCGAGACCGCCCACGCCCTACTGGCCGAACTGTTCGGAGCGAAAGTATGA
- a CDS encoding ArdC-like ssDNA-binding domain-containing protein produces the protein MGATKKDSTDRAEERRQLAAQLHETITAKVDALTDSEQWVAYLTAAAAFHSYSFKNVLLIMAQLPYATQVAGFRKWQEQGRQVRKGEKSIRIFGYSTRTVTETDPDTGEETKRKVPTYPVLSVFDISQTDPIEGHPQPEPIARRLEGEDTAAILDRVRDIMTGQGWTVTRETIPGQTNGYTTLDGSRRIVVDATLSPAQAAKTMIHEAAHALMHAADNINPAELHRGRAEVEAESVAYVLAGLLGLDTSEYSIGYIATWADGDTAAVTETAHTVLATVHTLATALAPQSESNADETAAA, from the coding sequence ATGGGAGCCACCAAGAAGGACAGCACCGACCGGGCCGAGGAGCGCCGCCAGCTCGCCGCGCAGCTGCACGAGACCATCACCGCGAAGGTCGACGCCCTGACCGACTCGGAGCAGTGGGTCGCCTACCTGACTGCCGCTGCCGCGTTCCACTCCTACAGCTTCAAAAACGTGTTATTGATCATGGCCCAGCTCCCGTATGCGACCCAGGTCGCCGGGTTCCGCAAGTGGCAGGAACAGGGACGGCAGGTCCGCAAAGGTGAGAAGTCCATCCGCATTTTCGGTTACAGCACCCGCACGGTCACCGAGACCGACCCGGACACCGGAGAAGAGACCAAGCGCAAGGTGCCGACCTACCCGGTGCTGTCGGTGTTCGACATCTCCCAGACCGACCCGATCGAGGGACACCCGCAGCCCGAGCCGATCGCCCGCCGTCTCGAGGGTGAGGACACCGCTGCGATCCTCGACCGGGTCCGCGACATCATGACCGGCCAGGGGTGGACCGTGACCCGCGAGACCATCCCCGGCCAGACCAATGGATACACCACCCTGGACGGATCCCGCCGCATCGTCGTCGACGCGACCCTCAGCCCGGCGCAGGCCGCCAAAACAATGATCCACGAAGCCGCCCACGCGTTGATGCACGCCGCCGACAACATCAACCCGGCCGAGTTGCACCGGGGCCGCGCCGAAGTCGAAGCCGAATCCGTCGCGTACGTCCTCGCCGGACTCCTCGGCCTGGACACCAGCGAGTACAGCATCGGCTACATCGCCACATGGGCGGACGGAGACACCGCCGCCGTCACCGAGACCGCACACACCGTGCTCGCGACCGTGCACACTCTCGCCACCGCTCTCGCACCCCAGTCCGAAAGCAACGCAGACGAGACTGCCGCAGCCTGA
- a CDS encoding Hsp70 family protein, with protein MVDVVGIDLGTTYSAVAVMRPTGIPEVLLNSEGEDIMPSVVMFQEIDGKDEPLVGSMAKHAAASAPHEVVEFVKRSMGDAAWRFETSAGASLRAEEVSAVILRRLKADAELALGTPVTDAVITVPAYFDDARRRATKDAGEIAGLNVLRVLNEPTAAALSFGLDSSADGTVLVYDLGGGTFDVTVMRIGAGMFEVLATDGDRNLGGFDFDNRLMVHLAEQIQDQGGPDVLEDEMQTAALREKAEMAKRSLTTVASTMVVVSDSGRSYRVQIDRSSFETLTSDLLRRTADLTESVLEEAELGWAAIDHVLLVGGSTRMPMVRQLVEKLSGRTPDKSVHPDQAVALGAAIQAAVEASVQMGQELDVYDGKPLEVLDVTSQALGTLSLDGTGGKTVNNILIPRNTKIPAKHAEDFFTASEQQTAVRVEVTQGDDIDPEYVVVIGEKVLPIPPYPKGAPIRISYAYDIDQTVFVEVTDLTTNTLLGTFDIDRIANMSDDDVATAKDRISRLTVS; from the coding sequence ATGGTCGACGTAGTGGGGATCGACCTGGGCACCACCTATTCGGCGGTCGCGGTGATGCGACCGACCGGGATACCCGAGGTGCTGCTCAACAGCGAGGGTGAAGACATCATGCCGTCGGTGGTGATGTTCCAGGAGATCGATGGCAAGGATGAGCCACTGGTCGGGTCGATGGCCAAGCATGCCGCCGCGAGCGCTCCCCACGAGGTCGTCGAGTTCGTCAAGCGCAGCATGGGGGACGCGGCCTGGCGATTCGAGACCTCGGCCGGCGCGAGCCTGCGTGCGGAGGAAGTCTCGGCGGTCATCTTGCGTCGGTTGAAGGCCGACGCAGAACTAGCACTGGGAACACCGGTCACGGATGCGGTCATCACGGTGCCCGCGTACTTCGACGACGCTCGTCGCAGGGCAACCAAGGACGCCGGGGAGATCGCTGGACTGAACGTGTTGAGGGTCCTCAATGAACCGACCGCGGCGGCATTGTCGTTCGGATTGGACTCGTCTGCGGACGGAACCGTCCTCGTCTACGACCTCGGTGGCGGAACCTTCGACGTCACCGTGATGCGGATCGGGGCGGGCATGTTCGAGGTTCTTGCCACCGACGGGGATCGCAATCTGGGGGGATTCGACTTCGATAACCGGTTGATGGTCCACTTGGCCGAGCAGATTCAGGACCAGGGCGGACCTGATGTTCTCGAGGACGAGATGCAGACGGCGGCGTTGCGCGAGAAGGCCGAGATGGCCAAACGAAGTCTGACCACGGTGGCTTCGACCATGGTCGTAGTCAGTGACAGCGGGCGTTCGTATCGGGTGCAGATCGACCGGTCGAGCTTCGAAACGCTGACCTCCGATTTGCTGCGGCGGACCGCAGATCTGACCGAGTCGGTGCTCGAAGAAGCGGAGCTAGGTTGGGCGGCAATCGATCATGTGTTGCTGGTCGGCGGGTCGACGCGGATGCCAATGGTACGACAGTTGGTCGAGAAGCTGTCCGGGCGGACACCGGACAAGAGCGTTCACCCTGATCAGGCGGTAGCGCTGGGTGCGGCTATTCAGGCGGCGGTCGAAGCCTCGGTCCAGATGGGGCAGGAACTCGATGTTTACGACGGAAAACCCCTCGAGGTGCTGGATGTGACCTCACAAGCACTCGGCACGCTGTCCCTGGACGGCACCGGAGGTAAGACGGTCAACAACATCCTCATTCCGCGGAACACGAAGATCCCGGCCAAACACGCCGAAGACTTTTTCACCGCCTCTGAGCAACAGACCGCGGTGCGGGTCGAAGTGACACAAGGCGACGACATCGACCCCGAGTACGTCGTGGTCATCGGGGAGAAAGTGCTGCCCATCCCGCCGTACCCGAAGGGAGCGCCGATCCGGATCTCGTATGCCTACGACATCGATCAGACCGTGTTCGTCGAAGTGACGGACCTGACGACGAACACCTTGCTGGGGACCTTCGACATCGATCGGATCGCCAACATGAGCGACGACGACGTTGCCACCGCGAAGGACCGTATTTCGCGGCTGACGGTGTCCTGA
- a CDS encoding nucleotide exchange factor GrpE: protein MSGAATDDLAGLRAAVEGLSTEVAQLRDLFVRRLMDDKLRAGLFDTLQEELRSSREILTARAQDGLVKEMLLVVDRLLTAGNSQYQDLQELALSGADEILESLWRRGIEQVPAAGPLDPRVHEVVATIVSERASEVGTIAVVNRHGYLCGERLLRPAQVTVVIAADTGEIGDN from the coding sequence ATGAGCGGCGCGGCCACCGACGACCTCGCCGGTCTGCGTGCCGCCGTCGAGGGATTGAGCACCGAAGTCGCACAACTGCGGGACCTGTTTGTCCGCCGACTCATGGACGACAAGCTCCGAGCCGGATTGTTCGACACGCTGCAGGAGGAGCTGCGCAGCTCACGGGAAATTCTCACCGCCCGCGCCCAGGACGGGTTGGTCAAAGAGATGCTGCTGGTGGTCGATCGACTCCTCACTGCCGGCAACAGTCAGTACCAAGACCTGCAGGAACTGGCGCTGTCGGGGGCAGACGAAATTCTGGAGTCACTGTGGCGCAGGGGAATCGAACAGGTTCCCGCAGCGGGACCGCTCGACCCGAGGGTGCATGAGGTCGTCGCAACCATCGTGTCCGAGCGTGCGTCCGAAGTTGGCACCATTGCGGTAGTCAACCGTCACGGCTACCTGTGTGGGGAGCGTCTGCTCCGTCCAGCCCAGGTCACCGTTGTGATCGCCGCGGACACCGGGGAAATCGGTGACAACTGA